A genome region from Eretmochelys imbricata isolate rEreImb1 chromosome 8, rEreImb1.hap1, whole genome shotgun sequence includes the following:
- the UROD gene encoding uroporphyrinogen decarboxylase, with translation MEGSSPLRPQDFPALKNDTFLRAARGEETEYTPVWCMRQAGRYLPEFRETRAAQDFFATCRSPKMCCELTMQPLRRFPLDAAIIFSDILVVPQALGMEVVMVPGKGPTFPEPLMEVEDLLKLRQKVDVSEELGYVFQAITLTRHSLEGKVPLIGFSGAPWTLMSYMIEGGGSNTMAKAKRWLYRHPEASHRLLQLLRDVIVEYLVGQVAAGAQALQLFESHAGHLGPEQFREFALPYIRDIAKRVKNKLQAEALSPVPMIVFAKDAHYALEELAQAGYEVIGLDWTIQPQAARERTGHRVTLQGNLDPCALYAPKEKIGELVKRMLEGFGTQRYIANLGHGLYPDMSPEHVGAFVEAVHTHSRHLSTPD, from the exons ATGGAGGGGAGCAGCCCGCTCCG GCCCCAAGACTTCCCTGCGTTGAAGAATGACACGTTCCTTCGAGCGGCGAGAGGGGAAGAGACTGAGTACACCCCAGTCTGGTGCATGAGGCAGGCTGGCCGATACCTCCCAG AGTTCCGGGAGACTCGAGCTGCCCAGGACTTCTTCGCCACCTGCCGAAGCCCGAAGATGTGCTGCGAACTGACCATGCAG CCGTTGAGGCGATTTCCTCTGGATGCTGCCATCATCTTCTCTGACATCTTGGTGGTGCCCCAG GCGCTGGGCATGGAGGTGGTGATGGTGCCCGGCAAAGGGCCCACTTTCCCAgagcccctcatggaggtggaggaCCTGCTGAAGCTGCGGCAGAAGGTGGATGTGTCGGAGGAGCTGGGCTACGTCTTCCAGGCCATCACGCTGACCCGGCACAGCCTGGAGGGCAAAGtgcccctgattggcttctccGGGGCACCG TGGACCCTCATGTCCTACATGATCGAAGGCGGCGGCTCCAACACCATGGCCAAGGCCAAGCGCTGGCTGTACCGGCATCCCGAGGCCAGCCACcgcctgctgcagctgctgcggGATGTCATCGTGGAGTACCTGGTGGGCCAGGTGGCAGCCGGCGCTCAG GCGCTCCAGCTGTTTGAGTCCCATGCTGGGCACCTGGGCCCCGAGCAGTTCCGGGAGTTTGCCCTGCCCTACATCCGGGACATTGCCAAGCGTGTGAAGAACAAGCTGCAGGCGGAAGCGCTGTCCCCGGTGCCAATG ATCGTCTTCGCCAAGGACGCGCACTACGCGCTggaggagctggcccaggctggctaCGAGGTGATCGGCCTGGATTGGACCATCCAGCCCCAGGCGGCTCG AGAGCGGACGGGTCACCGCGTTACCCTCCAAGGGAACCTGGATCCCTGCGCCCTGTACGCACCCAAG GAGAAGATCGGGGAGCTGGTGAAGAGGATGCTGGAGGGGTTCGGGACCCAGCGCTACATCGCCAACCTGGGCCACGGCCTGTACCCCGACATGAGCCCCGAGCACGTGGGCGCGTTCGTGGAAGCTGTGCACACGCACTCCCGCCACCTCAGCACGCCCGACTGA